A stretch of the Mycobacterium sp. ITM-2016-00317 genome encodes the following:
- a CDS encoding ABC transporter ATP-binding protein, whose protein sequence is MSAPVVTVRDLRRAFGAQQVLDGLDLDIADGEFVAMLGRSGSGKSTLLRILAGLDGQADGSVIVPRSRAVVFQNPRLLPWRRALANVTFALPDAGPDAPSRTARGQAALDEVGLADKARSWPLSLSGGEAQRVSLARALVREPDLLLLDEPFGALDALTRLKMYRLLHDLWARRHMAVLHVTHDVDEAILLADRVVVLSEGKVSLDRRVELPFPRSRGDEGFDELRRTLLAELGVQEEVGHDRSR, encoded by the coding sequence ATGAGCGCTCCGGTGGTCACCGTGCGCGACCTGCGGCGTGCGTTCGGCGCCCAGCAGGTCCTCGACGGCCTCGATCTGGACATCGCCGACGGTGAGTTCGTCGCGATGCTGGGCCGCTCCGGTTCGGGCAAGAGCACGCTGCTGCGCATCCTCGCCGGGCTCGACGGCCAGGCCGACGGGTCGGTGATCGTGCCGCGCTCGCGGGCCGTGGTGTTCCAGAATCCGCGCCTGCTGCCGTGGCGCCGCGCGCTGGCCAACGTCACCTTCGCACTGCCCGATGCCGGCCCCGACGCACCGAGCAGGACCGCCCGCGGGCAGGCCGCACTCGACGAGGTCGGGTTGGCCGACAAGGCCCGCTCCTGGCCGCTGTCCCTGTCCGGCGGTGAGGCACAACGTGTCTCGCTGGCCCGGGCGCTGGTGCGGGAGCCCGACCTGTTGCTGCTCGACGAACCGTTCGGCGCGCTGGACGCCTTGACCCGACTCAAGATGTACCGCCTGCTGCACGATCTGTGGGCCCGCAGGCACATGGCCGTGCTGCACGTCACCCACGACGTCGACGAAGCCATCCTGCTCGCCGACCGGGTGGTCGTGCTCTCCGAAGGCAAGGTTTCGCTGGATCGTCGGGTGGAGCTGCCGTTCCCGCGCAGCCGCGGCGACGAGGGCTTCGACGAACTTCGCCGCACGCTGCTGGCCGAGCTGGGCGTGCAGGAGGAGGTCGGGCATGACCGCAGCCGGTGA